One window of the Deltaproteobacteria bacterium genome contains the following:
- the aroE gene encoding shikimate dehydrogenase yields the protein MGSVSKRGRLHVLEPRTPGLNPQTPRGRGAASSSLLFVVGHPISHSLSPAMHNGVIARLGLPLHYVPVDLPPGHLRGFLRIVRAGNFLGGNVTIPYKEEAAALADTRSEAVEVCGAANTLVVREGKLHAENTDGAGFLDALEAAGWGRRFRRVVLLGAGGAARGIAFALGRAGAREIVLLNRHPRRAERVARLLSGRYPAVVFAGGDLRPQTLREEFRGADLIVQCTSLGLRGEWENFPIKDVQKSSRFADIVYRAGGTDLVRRLRARGVKTVGGLPMLAYQAARSFALWTGRDVPGEAFRKLAVKALKL from the coding sequence ATGGGTTCCGTTTCTAAACGTGGTCGACTTCACGTATTGGAACCTCGAACTCCAGGATTGAACCCGCAAACTCCAAGGGGGAGGGGCGCGGCTTCCTCCTCCCTCCTCTTCGTGGTCGGGCACCCGATCTCGCATTCCCTGAGCCCCGCGATGCACAACGGGGTCATCGCCCGGCTGGGCCTTCCACTCCACTACGTTCCGGTCGACCTCCCCCCCGGACATCTTCGTGGGTTCCTTCGGATCGTCCGCGCGGGGAACTTCCTCGGGGGGAACGTCACGATCCCCTACAAGGAGGAAGCCGCCGCTCTGGCGGACACCCGTTCGGAGGCGGTCGAGGTCTGCGGCGCGGCGAACACCCTGGTGGTCCGGGAAGGGAAACTCCACGCGGAGAACACGGACGGGGCGGGGTTCCTCGACGCCCTCGAAGCGGCGGGATGGGGACGTCGATTCCGCCGGGTCGTCCTCCTCGGCGCCGGCGGGGCGGCCCGCGGGATCGCCTTTGCGCTCGGGAGGGCGGGCGCCCGGGAGATCGTCCTGCTGAACCGGCACCCCCGCCGGGCGGAACGCGTCGCGCGGCTCCTTTCGGGTCGGTATCCCGCGGTCGTCTTTGCCGGCGGTGATCTCCGGCCCCAAACCCTCCGGGAGGAGTTCCGGGGAGCGGATCTCATCGTCCAGTGCACCTCCCTCGGCCTCCGGGGGGAATGGGAAAATTTTCCGATAAAAGATGTACAGAAATCGTCCCGCTTCGCCGATATAGTCTACCGGGCAGGGGGAACGGACCTGGTCCGGCGGCTTCGGGCACGGGGGGTCAAGACGGTGGGAGGGCTCCCGATGCTGGCATATCAGGCCGCACGGAGTTTCGCCCTTTGGACCGGGCGGGATGTCCCGGGGGAAGCGTTCCGGAAGTTGGCGGTAAAGGCTTTGAAATTATGA